In the Primulina tabacum isolate GXHZ01 chromosome 7, ASM2559414v2, whole genome shotgun sequence genome, GTGCTTTTGATCATGTCGTTAACTTGTAATTTAATATCGATTGTGGACACTCTCGGTGTATATTCTTGATTCCATTTCAATTTTGCTATTTTATTGAATAAAGTTCTTCACTGGTAAATGAGGTCGGAATTAGGATATTGTGTTCTGTTTAGTTAAATCTGCCTTTCAGAAAAAAAGGAAGATCCGAACaaaataaatgaaatgaaaGAAATCAGAGTAAATGCAAAGGAAGATGAACTGCACTTTCGATTTACTGAGACATGCTATAAAGGAAGCTCACTCTCTGAAGGTTCTTATttgaaaaatatcaataaaaataatgaaaattcaaGATTCGAAATACTTGataaaaaaacagaaaataaagaCCTTTTTTTCTTTCACAAATCTCTTTTGATTCTTTTTTATGTAACGAACCTCTATCATCTGATAATTGTTAATCTATTCAATAGGCGATCTTTAGTTTCTAAATATACTGTTTATCCATGACAGTTTAGAAGCTACCTTTTCTCTTGGAAGTTTTTATGATGCTTCTGCTTGTTAATATTAATATTCCTAAATCTGTAACGAAAACAGTCTTGGGCAGGAATCGTGACACTAGAGCTGCTCTTTTTGATGGGATTGAGGAGGGAGGTATAAGGGCTTCATCATCTTACTCCTCTCATGAAATTGATGAGCAAGAGAATGATAGAGCAATTGACGGACTGCAAGATCGAGTTGCTATTCTGAAAAGAGTGAGTCACACATGATttagtttattattttaattttcacTAGTTGCATTGCTTGGGTGATAATAGAATTTTTCAACTCTAGCTTATTTTCGACATATTAACAAAATGTTACGCAAACAGTTGTCAGGTGACATACATGAGGAAGTCGACTCTCATAACCTTATGCTGGACAGGATGGTGCGTAATATATAGCTGAAACAGATCCCACATCTTGAATTCAATTGATATTAgaacataatttttttgttcttgATTCTAACTTCTGAACTTCAGGGAAATGACATGGACGCATCAAGAGGAGTTCTGTCGGGAACAATGGATAAGTTTAAGATGGTATTTacctcaaaattattattattttatatcatttttCCCCTTTTGATTTGAGTTTGATGTGTCGCCTTTGAAATTCTTACTAAACTTCAGGTATTTGAGACCAAATCGAGCCGAAGTATGTTTACGCTCGTGGTATCTTTCGTGGTTATTTTCCTTGTCATTTACTATCTTACTCGATAATGGTCCGTTTGTGATTGATGGAGGAGTATGCTATGGAAACTTGTGTGACTGTAATGCTTATCAGCGTTAGAATTGATGTCATCATGTCATGGCATAGGAGCTTGTATAAAAATGTCCATCATCATATGTATATGTGAATTACTTGCTTTTGTTTGTTTTGACTTTTGTTAAGAGTTGTGTTTCTACTTTTGTTAATATTACAAGTCGTGTTTGCGTCTACTTCGCATTTTTTTAAATCCATATCGGGGAACTCTTCTGATCCAAATTCTTGTCAGTGTTGTATTTTCTATTAAGATTGGTATGTTTTCTACACGAGATATAGGATTCGTGTTTGATAGGTGTCCGAACATTATGACTAAAAAATTCAGCAATCTCATTAAGAAAAGTGTTTAGAGGATTGATTCTATGAACACACaatttcatatttatattagaCAATTTAGTCCAAAaaatatgagatatgatgaCCCGTTATCTAATATTGTAATCGTCACAATCTTGAGGCAATATTTTGGTCATCAATTTAGGCAAATCCAATTAAATGGTAGTAATCATAGAAATCTGACAACAAATCTTGAGAGCACAGAGTTAGGAAATTCCCATCAAATATCAATATTCATCGAAAACCCATTTTCTACAATTGCATCCACACACATTTACCCCTATAAAAACCCTCGTACCTAGCCCGAACAACTCGCATTCTCATATATCTATTGGGGCATTAATTTGTCGTATATAATGATTTCATTGAAGGGAgatttgtttttgttatttatGGGTTTTTATTTAAGCTGGTTGGTGTCGGAATGCAAGGGTAAGTTCGAATTCCCACAACCATCGGTTTGCTCACTCAGAGAGTGCCCTCCATATGAAGTCATTTATAGTGACAGAGACTATGAGATTCGGAGTTACAAGGAAGCCAATTGGGTGTCGAGTCCTACCATTATTTTCAATTCTTACCAGGATGCTGCTAACGAGGGATTTTTAGTGTAAGCTAAAATGGTTTATGACAACCTTAATAATTTGTTTTGCAATTCTAGTTTTTTCATGGGAATATTTACTGTGACATTGGACACATTAGTATCATGTCAATGTCACACGAAAACAAATAAATCGAAGAAAACAATGATAGCGAATTAAGATTGAAATCTGACAATTTAGATGAACAAAAATATACATATCGCAACTTTctcttattttaatataatatgtaTTAAGTTGATATATATTTCTTCTATTAATCTATTATATAGCTTATTCAATTACTTTCTCGGTGGCAATCATGAACAAATCAAGATGAACAATTGAACATGACATCTCCGATACTAGTCGATGTCAAGAAACCATCGGCCGATGTTAATGGCTCGGCCTACACTATATTCGCTTACTTGCCAAAAGAATACCAGAACAACATACCCGCACCAGACACGGATCATATAAAGATAGTGAAGTTACCCCGACACAAATATTGTGCTGTAAGAAGATTTGGTGGATTCATTATGAACGGCAATATTCCCACAGAGATTGCGGCCTTGAGGAAAACCCTCCAAGGCACCCCTTATGAAAGAGTGGCTTCGACCCAGAACTTCACCCTCGCGGGGTATAATTCACCATTCAAGCTCAAAGATCGTGTGAACGAAGTTGTTTTGTGGTTCGACTAAATATAAATGTTTTGCTATTCCAGGATGGAGTTCTCTCAATTCTGTTGTTATATCCATCCCTTGAAATGAAATGATCTTTTTTGAGAATTTAAGAAGTTTATTCGACCGATTTATCTGTTGTTGGATACTCCGGTGTGCAATATTTTCCCAGTTCTAGATTAATTTAATAACATAAAATATCATCACCTAATAATAATAGATTCCTGGAATGAAAATGAAGTACAACAGAAGGTCAGAATTCTTCTGAGAAG is a window encoding:
- the LOC142551920 gene encoding bet1-like SNARE 1-1, with product MNSIRNRDTRAALFDGIEEGGIRASSSYSSHEIDEQENDRAIDGLQDRVAILKRLSGDIHEEVDSHNLMLDRMGNDMDASRGVLSGTMDKFKMVFETKSSRSMFTLVVSFVVIFLVIYYLTR
- the LOC142551924 gene encoding LOW QUALITY PROTEIN: uncharacterized protein LOC142551924 (The sequence of the model RefSeq protein was modified relative to this genomic sequence to represent the inferred CDS: deleted 2 bases in 1 codon; substituted 1 base at 1 genomic stop codon) — encoded protein: MISLKGDLFLLFMGFYLSWLVSECKGKFEFPQPSVCSLRECPPYEVIYSDRDYEIRSYKEANWVSSPTIIFNSYQDAANEGFLVLFNYFLGGNXTNQDEQLNMTSPILVDVKKPSADVNGSAYTIFAYLPKEYQNNIPAPDTDHIKIVKLPRHKYCAVRRFGGFIMNGNIPTEIAALRKTLQGTPYERVASTQNFTLAGYNSPFKLKDRVNEVVLWFD